Within Massilia litorea, the genomic segment AGGCTTCGTTGGTGAAGTACTTGACGGTGTCGTAGTTGATCAGGCTGTCGGCCAGCTGGCCCTTGGCGCGCGAGTCGAGCTTGTTGACGCGGCGCTGGTAGACCACGCGACGCGCGGTGAACACCAGGGTAAAGCCGGCGTAGACGAGGAAGGTCACCAGGATGATGGCGGCAAACCCCACCTCGTAGCGGTTGAGCATGATGGCCAGCACCAGGCCGATCTCGACCATGGTCGGCACGATGGTGAACAGGCCGACCCCCAGCAGGAAGGCGATGCCGCTGGTGCCGCGGTCGATGTCGGGCAACAGGCTGCCGAGTTTTCGTTGGGCGTGAAAACGCGGCCCGAGCGCATGCAGGTGGGCAAAGGTCTTTTGCGCATAGGCCGAGACCGCCGTCAGGGTGACCCGCACGAACAGCAGGTCGCGCCATTCGTTGAACAGGGTCGAGGAAAAGCGCAGCAGGGCGTAGCCAATGAGAAGGTAGAGCGGCAGGCGCGCCGGCAGGGTGCTGCCCGAGAAGGCGTCGATGATGCGCTTGAGCAGTAGCGGCACGGCCACGGTGGCCAGCTTGGCCACCAGCAGCAGGACGACGGCGGCGACGGTGCGCCAGCGATGGCGGGCAAGCACCTGCCACAGCTCGGCGCCGATTCGCGTCTGACTTGTCGTGTCGTCCACAGCTTCCATCGTCCAGTCCCCGAAGACCTCCGGTGTTGGACCGGCGTGGCAGGATTCGGGTCAGGCGGGATTGCTGTGATGGGTCAAATACGGTCGCGTTATTTCTGGGACCCCGGCGTGGCCCCGGTCTGCCAAGGATGAGAGGGCAGGACGCAGGTCCTCCCGCTGGCCGGAAAACTTTGCAAAGTATTGCTCAGTATTTGTAGGAATGGTCTTATAGCCGACTTGGCGGCGAAGATGCTGTCGGCAGGCCGGGCGGCCCAAAAAGATGCCTGCATGGCGCAGGCGTGCGAATGCCCGGCGGTCGTGGCGCACCGCCGGGACTGCTTCGACTAGTCCGACAAAAGCGCTCAGCCGCGCGAGAAACCGGTGTCGTCGTCCATCTTGCGGTCGCCCGCCAGGCGGTTTGCGCCGGCCGGGCTCTTCGGATAGCCGCCGGCGGCGTCGTTCGATTCGTGCACGCCGTTCGGGTCCTGATTCATGCTGCCGCCCGGCTTCCAGCCCGGGTTTTCGCTCGTCGGCCCCGAGTTGCCCGGGCTGCGCGGGAGACCGCCGATGGTGTCGTTCGACTGGTGCGTTCCGGTGGGATCTTCGGTGCCCGCCTCACGACCGTTTTCGCCGGTTTGCGAGCCGGCGCGGTCGGTGCTTTGCTGTGCTCCCTGCGAGCCGGATTGTCCCGAGGCGCGCTGGCTGTTCTGTCCGCCCCCGCTCGATTGCATCGATTGCCCCACGCCATGATGGTGGCCGAGCGAGCCGCCCTGCAGTTCGGGCTGGCGCGGATCCTGCGGATTCATGCGTGCGGCTGCCTGGGTGTTGCCCGCATGCTGGCCTTCGTGATGGAGGAGGGAGGTGCCGGAATCAAGCGGACGGCGTCCCACCGGCTGCTCCAGTTCGCCCCAGGCGGCGGAGTGCTGTTCCATCTGGCGCTGGTGGCTGTCGGTGATGCCCTGCTGCGGGCCGCTGCCGCCGCTCTGCTGGGTTTGCATCGAGCCGCCCGGCAAATCCCAGCGGCTGCTGTCTTCAGCAAATTGTCCCGGACCCATGCCGCTTTGCTGGGTGCTCATCTGGTCGACGCCCTGGCGCCCCTGCTGCTGCGCGGCGCCTTGCGGGTAGGTATGGTCGAGCGGCGCGTCGGGCGAGGTCTTGCCCTTGGCATTCTTGTTCCACTTCTCGTTGCCGCCGTTATTCGTCTGGTTGTTCATTTCGCTGCGTTGATTCGCATCCATGTCTTTTCCTTTCAAATTTTGCTGGCCTGGCGCGTCAGACAGGTGCCTGCCGACGCTGACTATCCTGCCATCATGCGCGCCTCCGCACGGTTCCAGTATAGGAAGACGCATCGGTAGTGTGTAGGACAATAACTGATGGGGAAAGTGATCAAAAGCACGCTATTTCGTAAGTGCATTTTCTGTCGCCTGTAGTCCTACAAAGTCATCTGAAAATGTCCTATACCCTCATCTAATTCGCATGCCTACTATGAATTCGACATTCGCTCATCGGCGTCAATTGATGGGCGAGGGTTAAGCCTGCCGCAGGACGCGGCGGTTTTATAAGTGAACAGGGAGAACACGATCATGGCTTCGAGTAACCAAGGCAACAAGCAAGGCGGTAACCAGTCCAACAGCCAGAGTGCTGGCGGCACCCGTAATCGCGGTTTCGCATCGATGGATCCACAGCGCCAGCGCGAAATCGCCAGCCAGGGCGGCAAGGCAGCCCATCAGAAAGGCACTGCGCACGAATTCACCTCCGAGGAAGCACGCCGCGCCGGCAGCATGAGCCACGGCAACCGTCAATCGGCAAGCGCCGGTTCGGGCAGCAGCTCGCGCAGCTCCTCGAAGAGCGGCGGCCGCAGCTCGAAAGAGTAAGGCCAGACCACGACGCCGTGCCGGCTGCCGGTGGTGGCCGGCACGGGACGTCAGGACGAATATGCACGGGGAGCGTCAAGCTCCCCGTTTTCTTGCCAAAGCCACACATGGATGGGGTAGAATCGCTGCGCCTTTTTAACTATCCAGAGGAATCCCGTCGTGAAAGAAGCGGTCATTCGTGAAGTCAAGAGCATGTCCATGTCGTGCGATCGCGTCGGCAATTCGCTGCTCGCCAAGTTCTCCACGCAAGGCGCCGGCGATATCTGCCTGCATATCCCGGCCTCGATCGTCTTCTGGCTGCTGAAACATATGCCGGTCAACCAGGATCCGAACCTGCAAGCGCCACCGGCGCCGCCCGAAATCACCCAGCAGGACTGGCATAATCCGAACAATCCGCGCGCCTTGACGCTCAATTGCCGCGAACTGCCGGGCAAGCTGCGCATGGCGTTCAACCTCGACCGGACGCCGAACCTGGTGCTCGTCCTCAACCGCAGCAACGTCGAGCTGATGCGCCAGATCATGGGCATGTACAGCCGCGAGCTGATCGACCTCGACGCGTAAGCGGCGCCCCGTCGCGACGCCCGTGTCCTCTGCCCGCGCAGAGGAGTGCGGCGTCAAATCCGGGCATTGAATCCGGTATCATCATCCTTCACTTTGCGAACAGGCCAACAAAGGATCCGCCATGCCTATCAAAATCAGCCAGCATTTCGATTCCGGCGCCATCGAGGTGGTCGCCGCGGAGCACGCGAAACAGATCGACCTGAACCTGCGCCGCGACAACAATGCGGACATTCACCAGTGGTTCCACTTCCGCCTGCAGGGCGCGCGTGGCCAGGCCTGCACGATCCGTTTCCTGAATGCCGGCCAGGCAACCTATCCGAAGGGTTTCGAGGGCTACCAGGTCGCCGCGAGCTATGACACCGAGAACTGGTTCCGCGTGCCGACCAGCTTCGACGGCCAGGTCATGACGGTCAACCACACGCCTGAACTCGACAGCATCTACTACGCCTATTTCGAGCCCTACACCTGGGAGCGCCACCTGCGCCTGCTGGGCGAAGTGGCGGAAAACCCGATCGCGCGCGTGCACGACATCGGCACCACGGTCGACGGCCGCGACATGAACCTGGTGGTGATCGGTAATCCGGCCGCCGAGAAAAAGATCTGGGTCATCGCGCGCCAGCACCCGGGTGAAACGATGGCCGAATGGTTTGTCGAAGGCTTGATGGATGCATTGCTCGACGACGCCAACCCGATCGCGCGCAAGCTGTTGCAGCGCGCCGTGTTCTACATCGTGCCGAACATGAATCCGGACGGCTCGGTGCGCGGCAACCTGCGCACCAACGCCGCCGGCGCCAACCTGAACCGCGAGTGGATGACGCCTTCCCTGGAGCGCAGCCCGGAAGTGCTGTGCGTGAAGAACAAGATCCATGAAACCGGTGTCGACATGTTCTTCGACATCCACGGCGACGAGGCCCTGCCGTACAACTTCGTGGCCGGCAACGAAATGCTGGCCGATTTCACGCCCGAGCGCGAAGCGCGCCAGAAGGCCTTCGTGGCCCAGTACATGGCGGCCAGCCCCGACTTCCAGAACGTGTATGGCTATGCGGCCAGCAAGTACAACGAAGAACTGCTGACCCTGGCCTCGAAATACGTCGGCCACACTTTCAAATGCCTGTCGCTGACGCTGGAGATGCCGTTCAAGGACAATGCCGACCTGCCCAACAGCTACACCGGCTGGAACGGTGCGCGCAGTGCGGCCCTGGGTGCGGCGATCCTGCAGCCGATCCTGCAATCGCTGGATTAATCAGTGGGCGTAGAGATCGAACGCAAGTTCCTGGTGGCCAGCGATGGCTGGCGAGAGCTGGGCGAACCGGTGCTGCTGCGCCAGGGCTATCTCAGCCTCGACCCGGCGCGCGTGGTGCGCGTCCGGATCGAGGGCGACAAGGCTTTTCTCACGATCAAAGGCAAGAGCCAGGGCGCCACACGCGGCGAATGGGAATATCCGATTCCCCTCGCCGAGGCATCCGAGCTGCTGGACAGGCTGTGCCAGCCACCACTGATCGAGAAATATCGCCGACGTATCCTGGCCGGCGCCCACACCTGGGAAGTCGACGAATTCCTCGGCGCCAATGCCGGGCTGGTCGTGGCCGAGATCGAGCTGGCCAGCGAAGACGAGCCTTTCGACAGGCCGGACTGGCTGGGAGCTGAAGTCACGCACGACGCCCGCTATTTCAATTCCAACCTGATTCGCCACCCGTATTCCTCGTGGAAGGTCCCCGCATGACCCGCATGACCCGGCGCAGTTCGCTTTTCCTCGGCATGGCAGCCTTGCTGGCAAGCGCCGGCCTCCATGCCGCCCAGCCCGCTGCACAGCCCGCAAGCTATTTCCCGCCGGCCGGAGAATGGGCGCGCAAGGCGCCCGCCGAGCTCGGCATGGACGCGGCGGCGCTGGCGGCCGCCCTCCAGTACGCGCAAGGCCATGAAACCGAACGCGCCGTCGACTTTTCCGACCAGGAAGCGACCTTCGGCAGCCGTCTCGGTTCGATGCCGACGCGCCGCGCGCACACGAATGGCGTCGTCATCTACAAGGGCTATGTCGTGGCCGAGTTCGGCGATACGAACTTTGTCGACCCGACCTATTCGGTTGCGAAAAGCATGCTGTCGACCCTGGCCGGCGTGGCCCGGCGCGACGGACGCATAGGCAAGCTGGACGAGCCGGTTGCCAGGCGCGTGAACGATGGCGGCTATGCGTCGGCCCAGAACGCGCCGATCACGTGGAAACACCACTTGCAGCAGGAAAGCGAGTGGCAAGGCAGCATGTGGGGCAAGAATGCCGATTTCATCGGCAAGGAGCAGTTCGGGGCGGGCGAGCGCAAGCCGCGCACGCCGGGCGCCCCAGGGACCTATTATGAATACAACGACGTACGCATCAACCGCTTCGCACTGTCGCTGCTGCGCGTGTTCGACAAGCCGCTGCCTGAAGTGTTCCAGGAGCAGGTGATGGACGTCATCGGCGCCTCGACCACCTGGAAGTGGGTGCCTTACACGAACAGTTATGTCGAACTGAACGGCAAGCAGGTGCCCTCGGTGAGCGGCGGCACGCGCTGGGGCGGCGGCATGTGGATCAATTCCTGGGACATGGCGCGCTTCGGCTACCTGTGGCTGCGTGGCGGCGCCTGGAACGGGCGCCAGGTGGTGCCGGCCGGGTATGTGAAGGAAGCCCTGACCCCGAGCGAGCACGGGCCGGACTACGGCTACCTGTGGTGGCTCAATACCAAGGGCAAGACCCTGCCGGGCCTGCCCACGAATGCCTTCGCCGCCCTGGGCGCGGGCAGCAACACGATCCTGGTGTCGCCGGACCACGACCTGGTGATCGTCTGGCGCTGGCATGGCGGCAATGTCGCCGAGTTCGGCAAGCGGGTGATCGCGGCGATACGGTGATTTCCGGCTATCGATAAAAAAACGGCGCTCGAAGCGCCGTTTTTCATGGATGCCTGACAGGCACGATCAGTGGAAGTGCTCGGTTCCCGTGGGCGTATCTTCCGGCATCTCGGCATGCACCAGCTCTCCGGTCGGATCGGCGAACAGCGGCGCGCCGCAGTCGTCGCAATACTCGGCGACATACAGCTCGTTGATGCGTTTGATGTGGGTGATGCCCGCTTCGTTCAGGTGGGCGATGATCTCGTTGATCGGGGTCAGCGGTGCCGGCAGCAAGCCGCCCGCGCCCGGTCCCTCCATCGGCGTGCCTTCCTCGTCTTCCTGGCCATACAGTGGCCAGACGATGCCGTACACGACTTCGGCGCTCTGGCGCAGGGTAAAGCCGACGCGGTATTCGTCGATCTGGCCGTCGGCCGCTTCTTCGCCGAAGCCGGCGATCACGGCGCGCAGGTCCGAAGCTTCCAGGTCGAGCGTGTTGGTCAGATAGTGCACGGCGGCGCGGATCGAGATCGGGCGGATCGCCTTGTCGGCTTCGCGGCAGGCCACGTAATACGCTTCCGGCAGCAGCAGTTCGACGCCGCAGCCCGGCAGCAGGCGCGCCACGTTCGCGGTTGCCTGCTCGCGCCAGGCGGTGAGGGCGTTCGCGCGTTCCTTTTCGAAATCGATCTGGTGCTGCGCTTCCTGCCAGCGGAACAGCGGGGCGCCGACCGGGGCCACGATCGTCACCAGCAGGTAGCGGGTGTCGGCCAGGAAGGGTGCCGTTTCCGGCGCGCGGACCGCCGGCTTGATGCTCGCGCCCTTGTGCGCGGCCTGGGCCAGCTTGTGGGTCAGCGCATAGGTTTCGGCATGGGTGCGCGGCAACTGGTCGATCGCGTACAGCGTCGGCGCCATGGCCATCTGCGTGCCTTCGGCCAGCAGGTGGGCCGAGAAATGTGCGGACAGCGTGCTGAGCAAGTCCGCCGGGATCGTGCCCGAGCCGATCGAAAAACGCGTCCAGGCCAGGATCGGCGCCGCCACCAGCAAGGCCTGCCAGGTGACCTCGGCGCCATCGTTGGCCTGCTCGACCATCGTCGACGATTCGCTGACGGCCTCGACGCCATCCATCAGCACATCGTAGCCGGCAAGGTCGTCCTTGAACAGGGCGTTGAGTGCGGCGTCGATGCTTTCCTGGTGATTGGTCTTGAGCAGTTTCTGCAGCTGCGAGTCCAATTGGCGCTCCCAAGTGCGTTCTTCGACGCGGCTGGCAGACTGCACGATGGCCTGGGCAATGCTGGAGAGACGCTGGCTTTCTGCGGAAAGTTTATTTGATGGATCTTTGGAGGGACGACGCATAGCGCTGAAGAGTCTCTTGTAAATAGGTGAGGATCGAAAGGGCAGGATCGAACTGCGAGGGGCCATGATAAACCCTTATCCCCGGTATTGTAGTTGATTCGGCCACATGCCATGAACACAACGGGCGGGGTGGCCCTTGCAGCGGATGTGGTGTGCAGCTGACACTCGCGCTTGCCGCAGTGCATTGCCTCGATGGGCTGCCCATCAATACTTGCCAAATCCGTCAATAGAAATCATAATGCGAATCGTTCTCATTTCTTCTCCGGTTTCGCCAGACGCAGTTTCGCCACCGGAGGGGCAAACTTACCAGCGATGACCATGACCACGACAGCAAGCCCAGCAGTGCAGAGCGCCACCTCCTTCATCCGCAGCCGCAAGCACCCACGCGCCGCCGCGCCCGTGCTGACCGGTTCCGCGCTCGCCGTGCTGGCGACGCTGGCCTCGCCCCTGGCGCATGCCGACAGCGGCAACGACGAGATCGAGCAACCGGTCGCCAAGGTCGAAGTCACCGGCACCGCGCGCCGCGACGTCCAGGCCCCGGTCGCTTCGAGCTCGGACAAGTTCACGGCCGCGCTGCTCGATACGCCGAAGTCGGTCTCCGTCATCGGCCAGGAAGTGATCTCGCAAACGGCAGCCGTCTCGCTGACGGACGCGCTGCGTTCGGTGCCGGGCATCACCATCGGCGCGGGCGAGGGCGGCAACCCGGTGGGCGACAACGTTTTTATCCGCGGCTACAACGCCCAGACCGACACCTATGTCGACGGCATCCGCGACTCGGGTTCGCAGTCGCGCGAAATCTTCAACCTGGAACAGATCGAAGTCGTGAAGGGTCCGAACTCGGCCTACGGCGGACGTTCCTCGGCCGGCGGCGGCATCAACCTGGTCAGCAAGTCGGCCCAGCTGGACAATTTCAATAACGCCAGCGTCGGCATCGGCACCGACAAATACCGCCGCGTCACCGGCGACATCAACCGCACGCTGGGCCAGAACGCCGCCTTCCGCCTGAACGTGATGGCGCACGAAGCGGACGTGGCCGGACGCGACGTCGTCGGCGGGGACCGCTGGGGCATCGCACCGACGATCACCTTCGGCCTGACCGGGCCGACCAAGGCCATCCTCAGCTACTACCACATGCAGTCGAGCGAGATCCCGGACACCGGCATCCCGTTCAACAACCCGTTCACCACCGGCCCCAACGTCGCGAAAAACGGCAACGGCACGCCGTTCACTGTCGATCGCGAAACCTTCTACGGCCTGGCCAACCGCGACTTCCGCGACACCAGAACCGACATCGGCACGATCGACCTGCGCCACGATTTCGGCAATAACCTGGTGCTGCGCAACGTCACCCGCTATGGCAAGAGCAAGAACGACTTCGTCTGGACCCAGCCCGACGATTCGAAGGGCAACACGGTCCTCTACGGCACCGTCTGGCGCCGCGCCAACACCCGCGTCACCGACACGGAAACGATGGCGAACGCCACCAGCCTGACCGGCAAGCTGACGACCGGCACGATCAAGCACAGCTTCAACACCGGCGTGGAAATCAGCCGCGAGTCGACCGAGCGCAGCAGCTACCTGTTCACGCCGGGCACCAACAATCCGCTGACCAAAACCTTCACCTGCCCGACCTCGGGCGCTGAAACGCTCTACAACTGCGCGCCCCTGAACAACCCGAATCCCTACGACCCGTGGGTAACCACGCGCAGCGTCTCGCCGGCGCTGACAAACGTGAAGACCAACACCCGCGCCGTCTATGGGTTCGACACCATCGAATTCAATCCGCAGTGGATGCTCAACGTCGGCGTGCGCTGGGATGAGTTCAGGACCGCGCTCGACACTGCGGCCGGCCCGACCACGGCCGCCACCCGCGCCCACGTCGATACCGATTTCACGACCTACCAGGCCGGCCTCGTCTACAAGCCAAGCGCCAACGGCAGCATCTATGTGTCGTACGCCACTTCGGCCACGCCGCCGGGCAACGATGGCGGCGACGGCCTCGACGCGCTGACGGTCGCCGTGCAGAACCTGCAGCCGCAGGAAAGCAAGAATTTCGAACTCGGCACCAAGTGGGAAGTGCTGAACAGCCGCCTGTCGCTGAACGCCGCCATCTTCCAGAGCAAGATGAACAATGCTCGCGTGACCGCGCCGGACGGGACCAGCCAGAACGTCGGCCGCAAGGAACTGAAGGGCCTGGAACTGGGCTTCTCGGGCAAGCTGACCAATGCCTGGCAAGTGTTCGGTGGTTATACCTACTTGGACGGCGTCGTGGCGGACAACGGCTACCTGAACGTCGGCACCACGGCCGCACCGAGCTATGTCGTGTCGCCGTATAACGGCAACGTGTTCCCGACCACGCCGAAGCACAGCGCCTCGCTCTGGACCTCGTACGCTTTCAACAAGAGTTTCAGCGCCGGCATCGGCATGAACTATGTCGACAAGGTCTA encodes:
- a CDS encoding KGG domain-containing protein, which gives rise to MASSNQGNKQGGNQSNSQSAGGTRNRGFASMDPQRQREIASQGGKAAHQKGTAHEFTSEEARRAGSMSHGNRQSASAGSGSSSRSSSKSGGRSSKE
- a CDS encoding M14 family metallopeptidase, which codes for MPIKISQHFDSGAIEVVAAEHAKQIDLNLRRDNNADIHQWFHFRLQGARGQACTIRFLNAGQATYPKGFEGYQVAASYDTENWFRVPTSFDGQVMTVNHTPELDSIYYAYFEPYTWERHLRLLGEVAENPIARVHDIGTTVDGRDMNLVVIGNPAAEKKIWVIARQHPGETMAEWFVEGLMDALLDDANPIARKLLQRAVFYIVPNMNPDGSVRGNLRTNAAGANLNREWMTPSLERSPEVLCVKNKIHETGVDMFFDIHGDEALPYNFVAGNEMLADFTPEREARQKAFVAQYMAASPDFQNVYGYAASKYNEELLTLASKYVGHTFKCLSLTLEMPFKDNADLPNSYTGWNGARSAALGAAILQPILQSLD
- a CDS encoding CYTH domain-containing protein, which codes for MGVEIERKFLVASDGWRELGEPVLLRQGYLSLDPARVVRVRIEGDKAFLTIKGKSQGATRGEWEYPIPLAEASELLDRLCQPPLIEKYRRRILAGAHTWEVDEFLGANAGLVVAEIELASEDEPFDRPDWLGAEVTHDARYFNSNLIRHPYSSWKVPA
- a CDS encoding serine hydrolase domain-containing protein encodes the protein MTRMTRRSSLFLGMAALLASAGLHAAQPAAQPASYFPPAGEWARKAPAELGMDAAALAAALQYAQGHETERAVDFSDQEATFGSRLGSMPTRRAHTNGVVIYKGYVVAEFGDTNFVDPTYSVAKSMLSTLAGVARRDGRIGKLDEPVARRVNDGGYASAQNAPITWKHHLQQESEWQGSMWGKNADFIGKEQFGAGERKPRTPGAPGTYYEYNDVRINRFALSLLRVFDKPLPEVFQEQVMDVIGASTTWKWVPYTNSYVELNGKQVPSVSGGTRWGGGMWINSWDMARFGYLWLRGGAWNGRQVVPAGYVKEALTPSEHGPDYGYLWWLNTKGKTLPGLPTNAFAALGAGSNTILVSPDHDLVIVWRWHGGNVAEFGKRVIAAIR
- a CDS encoding DUF2863 family protein → MRRPSKDPSNKLSAESQRLSSIAQAIVQSASRVEERTWERQLDSQLQKLLKTNHQESIDAALNALFKDDLAGYDVLMDGVEAVSESSTMVEQANDGAEVTWQALLVAAPILAWTRFSIGSGTIPADLLSTLSAHFSAHLLAEGTQMAMAPTLYAIDQLPRTHAETYALTHKLAQAAHKGASIKPAVRAPETAPFLADTRYLLVTIVAPVGAPLFRWQEAQHQIDFEKERANALTAWREQATANVARLLPGCGVELLLPEAYYVACREADKAIRPISIRAAVHYLTNTLDLEASDLRAVIAGFGEEAADGQIDEYRVGFTLRQSAEVVYGIVWPLYGQEDEEGTPMEGPGAGGLLPAPLTPINEIIAHLNEAGITHIKRINELYVAEYCDDCGAPLFADPTGELVHAEMPEDTPTGTEHFH
- a CDS encoding TonB-dependent receptor, whose product is MTTTASPAVQSATSFIRSRKHPRAAAPVLTGSALAVLATLASPLAHADSGNDEIEQPVAKVEVTGTARRDVQAPVASSSDKFTAALLDTPKSVSVIGQEVISQTAAVSLTDALRSVPGITIGAGEGGNPVGDNVFIRGYNAQTDTYVDGIRDSGSQSREIFNLEQIEVVKGPNSAYGGRSSAGGGINLVSKSAQLDNFNNASVGIGTDKYRRVTGDINRTLGQNAAFRLNVMAHEADVAGRDVVGGDRWGIAPTITFGLTGPTKAILSYYHMQSSEIPDTGIPFNNPFTTGPNVAKNGNGTPFTVDRETFYGLANRDFRDTRTDIGTIDLRHDFGNNLVLRNVTRYGKSKNDFVWTQPDDSKGNTVLYGTVWRRANTRVTDTETMANATSLTGKLTTGTIKHSFNTGVEISRESTERSSYLFTPGTNNPLTKTFTCPTSGAETLYNCAPLNNPNPYDPWVTTRSVSPALTNVKTNTRAVYGFDTIEFNPQWMLNVGVRWDEFRTALDTAAGPTTAATRAHVDTDFTTYQAGLVYKPSANGSIYVSYATSATPPGNDGGDGLDALTVAVQNLQPQESKNFELGTKWEVLNSRLSLNAAIFQSKMNNARVTAPDGTSQNVGRKELKGLELGFSGKLTNAWQVFGGYTYLDGVVADNGYLNVGTTAAPSYVVSPYNGNVFPTTPKHSASLWTSYAFNKSFSAGIGMNYVDKVYANINNTKYAPSYTRFDAMASYNLNKNVSFQLNIQNLGDKLYFDRVSSPHYAGVGAGRSASLTANLKF